In Mycobacterium gallinarum, a single window of DNA contains:
- a CDS encoding type 1 glutamine amidotransferase gives MRESTVRIGLVLPDVMGTYGDGGNSVVLRQRLRLRGFDAEIVEITLADPVPAELDLYTLGGAEDYAQRLATRHLQRYPGLQQAAERGAPVLAICAAIQVLGHWYETSSGERVDGVGMLDVTTSPQDSRTIGEVVSQPLLPELTERLTGFENHRGGTVLGPAARPLAQVVSGAGNRAGDGIDGAVQGSVVATYLHGPCLARNPQLADHLLSCVVGELPPLEIDEVAQLRKERLAAPRRV, from the coding sequence GTGCGTGAGTCGACGGTGCGGATCGGGTTGGTGCTGCCCGATGTGATGGGAACGTATGGTGACGGCGGCAATTCGGTGGTGCTGCGCCAACGCCTGCGCTTGCGGGGCTTCGATGCGGAGATCGTCGAGATCACCCTCGCGGACCCGGTGCCTGCCGAGCTGGATCTGTACACCCTTGGCGGAGCAGAGGATTACGCGCAACGGTTGGCGACCCGGCATCTGCAGCGGTATCCGGGCCTGCAGCAGGCCGCGGAGCGGGGTGCGCCTGTGCTGGCGATCTGCGCGGCGATCCAGGTGCTGGGTCACTGGTACGAAACGTCGTCGGGTGAGCGGGTCGACGGGGTGGGCATGCTCGACGTCACGACGTCTCCCCAGGACAGCCGGACGATCGGCGAGGTGGTGTCGCAGCCCCTGCTGCCGGAACTGACGGAGCGGTTGACGGGGTTCGAGAATCACCGCGGCGGAACGGTTTTGGGTCCGGCGGCGCGCCCATTGGCTCAGGTGGTCAGCGGGGCGGGCAACCGGGCGGGCGATGGTATCGACGGCGCCGTGCAGGGCAGCGTCGTCGCGACGTATCTGCACGGGCCGTGCCTGGCCCGCAATCCGCAGCTCGCGGACCATCTGCTGTCGTGCGTGGTCGGCGAGCTGCCGCCGCTGGAGATCGACGAGGTCGCGCAGTTGCGCAAAGAGCGACTAGCGGCCCCCCGCCGGGTCTGA
- a CDS encoding helix-turn-helix domain-containing protein, with product MSDIPLLRNRSGTARDRDPHAPVAELELEAAIGRNVRQLRLQQGLTVAEMATQVGISKAMMSKIENAQTSCSLSTLALLANGFDIPVTSLFRGADVERPASFVSAGTGARIVRNGTKEGHEYQLLGSLRGEHKRLECLHVTLSAKSQTYPLFQHPGTEFIFVLEGVMDYSHSRTVYRLNPGDSLQFDGEGAHGPVDLVELPIRFLSVIAFPDSHV from the coding sequence ATGTCTGACATCCCGCTGCTCCGCAACAGGTCCGGCACGGCTCGCGACCGCGACCCGCACGCGCCGGTAGCCGAGCTCGAGCTGGAGGCCGCCATCGGGCGCAACGTCCGCCAGCTCCGCCTGCAGCAGGGCCTGACGGTGGCCGAGATGGCCACCCAGGTAGGCATTTCGAAGGCGATGATGTCGAAGATCGAGAATGCCCAGACATCGTGCAGCCTGAGCACCCTGGCGCTGTTGGCCAATGGCTTCGACATACCCGTCACCAGCCTGTTCCGGGGTGCGGACGTCGAGCGTCCCGCCTCATTCGTCAGCGCGGGCACGGGAGCACGCATCGTCCGCAACGGTACGAAGGAAGGCCACGAGTACCAGCTGTTGGGCTCGCTTCGCGGCGAACACAAGCGCCTCGAGTGTCTGCACGTCACCCTGTCGGCGAAAAGTCAGACCTATCCGTTGTTTCAGCATCCGGGCACCGAGTTCATCTTCGTGCTCGAAGGGGTGATGGATTACAGCCACAGCCGCACGGTGTACCGGCTGAACCCGGGCGACTCGCTGCAGTTCGACGGCGAGGGCGCACACGGGCCGGTGGATCTGGTCGAGCTGCCCATCCGTTTCCTCTCGGTGATCGCATTCCCCGATTCCCACGTCTAG
- a CDS encoding glutamine amidotransferase, producing MCGIVGLHLRHPDLHPQLGELVTGMLCEMGDRGSDSAGVAVYGDPTWSPPGHGCVSLLEVDASPDEVAETLGVSVTQLDETYLLTAQTSSEDILAAAKSAYPDALVAGFGADLTVLKGVGHPRVLTERWGLAKAQGWQGVGHTRMATESAVTPAGCHPYAVGPEQCMVHNGSFANHATIRRELRSAGVSFDSDNDTEVGARFIADQLANGRDVEGALKELCAVFDGFYTLLVSNRDSFAVVRDAIACKPAVIAETDDWVAMSSEYRALAGLPGVETAKIWEPEPEVVYAWRR from the coding sequence ATGTGCGGCATTGTGGGCCTGCACTTGCGCCACCCCGACCTGCATCCCCAACTCGGCGAACTGGTCACCGGCATGTTGTGCGAGATGGGCGATCGAGGTAGCGACTCGGCCGGCGTTGCGGTGTACGGAGATCCGACGTGGTCACCGCCCGGTCACGGCTGCGTGTCACTGCTCGAGGTCGACGCGAGCCCGGACGAGGTCGCCGAGACGCTCGGCGTTTCGGTCACACAGCTCGACGAGACGTATCTCCTTACCGCACAGACCTCCTCAGAGGACATCTTGGCCGCCGCCAAGTCGGCGTATCCCGACGCTCTGGTCGCCGGATTCGGCGCCGACCTCACGGTGCTCAAAGGCGTCGGCCATCCGCGGGTACTCACCGAACGCTGGGGGCTCGCCAAGGCGCAAGGCTGGCAGGGCGTCGGGCACACCAGGATGGCAACCGAGTCGGCGGTGACGCCCGCAGGGTGCCATCCGTACGCGGTGGGCCCCGAACAGTGCATGGTGCACAACGGATCATTCGCCAACCACGCCACCATCCGCCGCGAGTTACGTTCAGCGGGAGTGTCATTCGACAGCGACAACGACACCGAGGTGGGCGCGCGTTTCATCGCCGATCAGCTGGCCAACGGCCGAGACGTCGAGGGAGCGCTGAAGGAGCTCTGCGCGGTGTTCGACGGCTTCTACACACTGCTGGTGTCCAACAGGGACTCGTTCGCCGTGGTCCGCGACGCCATCGCGTGTAAGCCCGCTGTCATCGCCGAAACCGATGACTGGGTCGCCATGAGCAGCGAATACCGCGCTCTGGCAGGCCTTCCCGGTGTGGAGACGGCCAAGATCTGGGAGCCCGAGCCGGAAGTGGTCTACGCATGGAGACGCTGA
- a CDS encoding Mur ligase family protein: MVTIRGRAALTAGAGARWASRVTGRGAGAMIGGLVAMTLDRSILRQLGEGRRTTIVTGTNGKSTTTRMTAAALATLGPVATNAEGANMDAGLVAALAGTRDASLAALEVDEMHVPHVADALDPAVIVLLNLSRDQLDRVGEINHIERTLRAGLARHPSTVVVANCDDVLMTSAAYDSPNVVWVAAGGGWANDSVSCPRSGEIIVRDGAVWYSTGTDFKRPEPQWSYDDTHIYGPDGLSLPMQLALPGNINRGNATQAVAAAVTLGADPAAAVAAVSRVDEVAGRYSTVQLGQHSVRMLLAKNPAGWQEALSMVDTDAGSVVISVNGQVPDGEDLSWLWDVNFEHFVNHPVVAAGERGTDLAVRLGYAGVEHTLVHNAVEAITSCPPGHVEVVANYTAFLALNRTFGRAARA, encoded by the coding sequence ATGGTCACCATTCGCGGACGTGCAGCGCTGACGGCGGGCGCCGGCGCGCGCTGGGCGTCACGCGTCACCGGCCGCGGTGCAGGCGCGATGATCGGCGGCCTGGTCGCGATGACGCTGGACAGATCAATCCTGCGTCAGCTCGGCGAGGGCCGTCGCACCACGATCGTGACCGGCACCAATGGCAAGTCCACGACCACGCGAATGACCGCGGCGGCACTGGCAACGCTGGGACCCGTCGCGACCAACGCCGAGGGCGCGAACATGGACGCCGGGTTGGTCGCAGCACTCGCGGGCACGCGGGACGCGTCGCTGGCAGCACTCGAAGTCGACGAGATGCACGTGCCGCATGTGGCCGACGCGCTTGACCCCGCGGTGATCGTGCTGCTGAATCTGTCGCGAGATCAGCTCGATCGCGTCGGTGAGATCAATCACATCGAACGCACGCTGCGGGCCGGTCTGGCGCGTCATCCGTCGACGGTCGTCGTCGCGAATTGCGACGACGTGTTGATGACGTCGGCCGCATACGACAGCCCGAATGTGGTGTGGGTGGCCGCAGGCGGTGGGTGGGCCAACGATTCGGTGAGCTGCCCGCGCTCGGGCGAGATCATCGTGCGCGACGGCGCGGTCTGGTATTCGACGGGAACTGATTTCAAACGGCCAGAGCCGCAGTGGTCGTACGATGACACGCACATTTACGGGCCCGACGGACTGTCGCTGCCCATGCAGCTGGCGCTCCCGGGGAACATCAACCGCGGCAACGCCACTCAGGCGGTCGCCGCCGCGGTGACGTTGGGCGCGGATCCAGCGGCCGCCGTCGCCGCGGTATCGCGGGTCGACGAGGTCGCCGGGCGGTACAGCACGGTGCAGCTGGGGCAGCATTCGGTGCGCATGCTGCTGGCGAAGAACCCGGCGGGCTGGCAGGAGGCGTTGTCGATGGTCGACACCGACGCCGGCTCAGTGGTGATCTCGGTGAACGGTCAGGTGCCCGACGGGGAGGACCTGTCGTGGCTGTGGGACGTCAACTTCGAGCATTTCGTGAACCATCCGGTGGTGGCCGCAGGAGAGCGCGGTACCGATCTGGCGGTGCGACTTGGGTATGCGGGCGTCGAACACACGTTGGTGCACAACGCTGTTGAGGCGATCACGTCGTGCCCACCGGGGCATGTCGAGGTGGTCGCCAACTACACCGCGTTCTTGGCGCTGAACCGGACGTTCGGGAGGGCCGCCCGTGCGTGA
- a CDS encoding DEDDh family exonuclease: MVSQCWGRPATDDGAGWAVVDVETSGFHPGHARVISIAALALGDDGNVEQSLYTLLNPRVDPGPTHVHGLTAEMLEGQPCFGDIVGDLIELLRGRTLVAHNVGFDYSFLTAEAEMVDAVLPIDTAMCTVELTRRLELGTENLRLETLAAHWGITQLKPHDALDDAMVLAQILKPVLVRARERKVWLPVRPLSRREWPNGQVTHEELRPLKMMAARLPCPYVNPGRFVEGRPLVQGMRVALAAEVERTHEELVERIVHAGLSYTDNVDSETSLIICNEAQPEQGKGFQARELGVPSITDADFMSGLDAVVGGSTVEEFTDVTLAGDQFALF; the protein is encoded by the coding sequence ATTGTGAGTCAGTGCTGGGGCCGCCCCGCGACCGACGATGGCGCAGGTTGGGCCGTCGTCGACGTGGAGACCTCGGGCTTCCATCCGGGACACGCTCGGGTCATCAGCATCGCGGCGCTGGCTCTCGGTGACGACGGCAACGTCGAACAGAGTCTCTACACGCTTCTCAATCCGCGGGTGGATCCCGGCCCGACCCATGTCCACGGTTTGACCGCTGAGATGCTCGAAGGCCAGCCGTGCTTCGGCGACATCGTCGGCGATCTGATCGAGCTGCTGCGTGGCCGCACCCTGGTGGCGCACAACGTGGGGTTCGACTACTCGTTCCTGACCGCTGAGGCCGAGATGGTCGACGCGGTACTGCCCATCGACACCGCCATGTGCACCGTCGAGCTGACCCGCCGCCTCGAGTTGGGCACCGAGAACCTGCGGCTGGAAACCCTTGCCGCACACTGGGGTATCACGCAGCTAAAGCCCCACGACGCGCTCGACGACGCGATGGTGCTCGCGCAGATCCTCAAGCCGGTCCTGGTGCGTGCGCGGGAACGCAAGGTGTGGTTGCCTGTTCGCCCGCTGTCGCGGCGCGAGTGGCCCAACGGCCAGGTGACACACGAGGAGTTGCGGCCGCTGAAGATGATGGCCGCACGGCTGCCATGCCCGTACGTCAACCCCGGCCGGTTCGTCGAGGGCAGACCGCTGGTTCAGGGGATGCGGGTCGCACTGGCGGCCGAGGTCGAGCGCACCCACGAGGAACTCGTCGAGCGGATTGTGCACGCCGGGCTGTCCTATACGGACAATGTGGACTCCGAGACCTCACTCATCATCTGCAACGAGGCCCAACCCGAGCAGGGCAAGGGTTTCCAGGCCCGTGAGCTGGGCGTTCCGTCCATAACGGACGCCGATTTCATGAGTGGGCTCGATGCCGTGGTCGGCGGCAGTACCGTCGAGGAATTCACCGACGTCACGCTGGCCGGCGACCAGTTCGCGCTCTTCTAG
- the leuA gene encoding 2-isopropylmalate synthase — protein MTTFSRPAPDSPDAFASVRALTTPSGPPNPGQPAWNTQRGSSMPVGRYRPFAEEVESVALADRTWPDKIVDRAPMWCAVDLRDGNQALIDPMSPQRKRRMFDLLVRMGYKEIEVGFPSASQTDFDFVREIIAEGAIPDDVTIQVLTQCRPELITRTFEACKGAPRAIVHFYNSTSILQRRVVFRADREAVKSIATDGARLCVEEAKKYPGTLWRYEYSPESYTGTELEYAVDVCNAVADIIKPTPDVPLIVNLPATVEMATPNVYADSIEWMNRHLSPRDSIILSLHPHNDRGTAVAAAELGYQAGADRIEGCLFGNGERTGNVCLVTLGLNLFSRGVDPQIDFSNIDEIRRTVEYCNQLPVPERHPYGGDLVYTAFSGSHQDAINKGLDAMKVSADEQDADVDDILWQVPYLPIDPRDVGRTYEAVIRVNSQSGKGGVAYIMKADHGLALPRRLQIEFSQAIQKITDGEGGEVSPKEMWDVFAEEYLTPLRPLERIRQKVIASEVDGGTDTIEAVVKVDGVEREIVGAGNGPLAAFVDALGAIGFHVSVLDYSEHALSAGEEAQAAAYVEASIGGKTVWGVGIATSITTASLRAVVSAVNRAAR, from the coding sequence GTGACCACCTTCTCAAGACCCGCACCAGATTCTCCTGACGCCTTCGCGTCCGTACGTGCCCTGACCACGCCGTCGGGCCCACCGAACCCCGGCCAGCCCGCCTGGAACACCCAGCGTGGCTCGTCGATGCCCGTCGGCCGGTATCGGCCCTTCGCCGAAGAAGTCGAGTCCGTCGCGCTCGCCGATCGCACCTGGCCCGACAAGATCGTCGACCGCGCACCGATGTGGTGTGCCGTCGACCTGCGTGACGGCAACCAGGCCCTGATCGATCCGATGAGCCCGCAGCGCAAGCGCCGCATGTTCGACCTGCTGGTGCGGATGGGCTACAAGGAGATCGAGGTCGGCTTCCCGTCGGCCAGCCAGACCGACTTCGACTTCGTCCGCGAGATCATCGCCGAGGGCGCAATCCCCGACGACGTCACCATCCAGGTCCTCACCCAGTGCCGGCCCGAGCTGATCACACGGACCTTCGAGGCGTGCAAGGGTGCGCCCAGGGCCATCGTGCACTTCTACAACTCGACGTCGATCCTGCAGCGACGCGTCGTGTTCCGCGCCGACCGGGAAGCGGTCAAGTCGATCGCGACCGACGGCGCACGACTGTGCGTCGAGGAGGCCAAGAAGTACCCGGGCACGCTCTGGCGTTATGAGTACAGCCCGGAGTCCTACACCGGTACCGAGCTGGAATACGCCGTCGACGTGTGCAACGCCGTCGCCGACATCATCAAGCCCACCCCCGACGTGCCGCTGATCGTGAATCTGCCCGCGACCGTCGAGATGGCGACCCCAAACGTGTACGCCGACTCGATCGAGTGGATGAACAGGCACCTGTCCCCGCGCGACTCCATCATCCTGAGCCTGCACCCGCACAACGATCGCGGAACCGCCGTCGCCGCAGCCGAATTGGGGTACCAAGCCGGCGCCGACCGGATCGAGGGCTGCCTGTTCGGCAACGGTGAGCGCACCGGCAACGTCTGCCTCGTCACGCTGGGTCTGAACCTGTTCTCCCGTGGCGTCGACCCGCAGATCGACTTCTCGAACATCGACGAGATCCGCCGCACGGTCGAATACTGCAACCAGCTGCCGGTGCCCGAACGCCACCCCTATGGCGGCGATCTCGTGTACACCGCCTTCTCCGGCAGCCATCAGGACGCGATCAACAAGGGTCTGGATGCCATGAAGGTGTCGGCCGACGAGCAGGACGCCGATGTCGATGACATCCTGTGGCAGGTTCCCTATCTGCCGATCGATCCGCGCGATGTCGGCCGCACCTATGAGGCTGTGATACGGGTGAATTCGCAGTCAGGCAAGGGCGGCGTCGCCTACATCATGAAGGCCGACCACGGTCTCGCCCTGCCCCGGCGACTGCAGATCGAGTTCTCCCAGGCGATTCAGAAGATCACCGACGGCGAGGGCGGCGAGGTTTCGCCGAAGGAGATGTGGGACGTCTTCGCCGAGGAATACCTGACTCCGCTGCGCCCGCTCGAACGCATCCGGCAGAAGGTCATCGCCTCCGAGGTCGACGGTGGCACCGACACCATCGAGGCAGTGGTGAAGGTCGACGGTGTGGAGCGCGAGATCGTGGGCGCGGGCAACGGTCCGCTCGCCGCGTTCGTGGATGCGTTGGGTGCCATCGGGTTCCACGTATCCGTACTGGACTACTCCGAGCACGCTCTCTCGGCGGGTGAGGAAGCCCAGGCCGCGGCGTACGTCGAGGCTTCGATCGGCGGCAAGACCGTGTGGGGTGTCGGCATCGCGACGTCCATCACGACCGCATCGCTGCGCGCAGTGGTGTCGGCGGTCAACCGCGCGGCTCGCTGA
- the glnT gene encoding type III glutamate--ammonia ligase, whose protein sequence is MSNDLALHAEASGTKFILALFIDLRGKPCAKLVPVEAVDLLATEGVGFAGYAVGAMGQEPKDPDLMAIPDPESFTPIPFLKEGLAIVHCDPHVNGEPWPFAPRVILKAMIAQASDAGFEPWVGAEVEYFLLRRDADGALSTADTADTAAQPCYDARGVTRMYDHLTAISTAMNSLGWFNYANDHEDGNGQFEQNFQFADALTTADRVVTLRYLLSMIAAERGMVATFMPKPFADRTGSGLHLHLSLTTGGTPVFPAGAGIPDERGLGLSDTAYSFIGGILEHACALQAVVAPTVNSYKRTRATSTASGAAWSPNTPSYGGNDRTHYIRVPDDQRVELRGGDGSANPYLAIAAALGAGIDGIKRSTDPGGVGSQGRSALPPTLLHAVDELESDPVITGVLDAAGDGVASYFASIKRDEFFAYHSAVTPWEIDHYLTAF, encoded by the coding sequence ATGTCCAACGATCTGGCGTTGCATGCCGAGGCATCCGGGACGAAATTCATTCTCGCGTTGTTCATCGACCTGCGCGGCAAGCCGTGCGCCAAGCTGGTGCCGGTCGAAGCCGTCGACCTGCTCGCCACCGAGGGCGTGGGATTCGCCGGGTACGCCGTCGGCGCCATGGGCCAGGAGCCCAAAGACCCTGACCTGATGGCCATTCCGGATCCCGAATCGTTCACGCCGATCCCGTTCCTCAAGGAGGGACTGGCGATCGTGCACTGCGACCCACATGTCAACGGCGAACCGTGGCCCTTCGCGCCGCGCGTCATTCTCAAGGCGATGATCGCGCAGGCGTCCGACGCAGGCTTCGAGCCGTGGGTCGGCGCGGAGGTCGAATACTTCCTGTTGCGTCGCGACGCCGACGGTGCACTGTCCACCGCCGACACCGCCGACACCGCCGCCCAACCCTGTTACGACGCACGCGGCGTCACCCGGATGTACGACCACCTCACCGCGATCTCGACGGCGATGAACAGCCTCGGCTGGTTCAACTACGCCAACGACCACGAAGACGGCAACGGCCAGTTCGAGCAGAACTTCCAGTTCGCCGACGCGCTGACCACCGCCGACCGTGTCGTCACGCTGCGTTATCTGCTGTCGATGATCGCCGCCGAGCGGGGCATGGTGGCCACCTTCATGCCAAAACCGTTCGCCGACCGCACGGGAAGTGGTCTGCACCTGCATCTTTCGCTGACCACCGGCGGCACTCCGGTATTCCCCGCCGGTGCGGGCATCCCCGACGAGCGGGGGCTCGGCCTGTCGGATACCGCCTACTCGTTCATCGGCGGCATCCTCGAACACGCCTGCGCGCTGCAGGCTGTCGTCGCACCAACAGTCAACTCTTACAAGCGGACTCGGGCGACCTCGACGGCATCCGGTGCCGCGTGGTCACCCAACACCCCCAGCTACGGCGGCAACGACCGCACGCATTACATCCGGGTGCCCGACGACCAGCGTGTCGAGCTGCGCGGTGGTGACGGTTCGGCGAATCCCTACCTGGCGATCGCGGCCGCGCTCGGTGCGGGCATCGACGGCATCAAGCGCAGCACCGATCCCGGTGGTGTTGGCTCCCAAGGTCGTTCGGCGCTGCCGCCCACACTGTTGCACGCTGTCGACGAACTCGAGAGCGACCCGGTGATCACCGGTGTGCTCGACGCTGCCGGGGACGGGGTGGCCTCCTACTTCGCGAGCATCAAGCGCGACGAGTTCTTCGCCTACCACAGCGCCGTGACACCGTGGGAAATCGACCACTACCTCACCGCGTTCTGA
- a CDS encoding NAD(P)/FAD-dependent oxidoreductase, protein MTTADVVIVGGGIEGAAAAWALSQRGVTNVVVAERSTVGAGMTGKSSGIVRCHYGVSSLAAMATVGLEVFEKAQDFLGDHAVDIGFRQTGYVVGVGDPDIDSLRKSLAAQRAVGVQTEEIDASDVARLWPHADLTPFRAFAWEARGGYGDAYQTAQAFAASARAAGVRILQGANVTGLLTAGDRVTGVRLADGSEVSTDTVVVATGVWTREFLTPYGIDVPIRVVREQLVTIKPGVEIGSVPVFSDLVSLQYIRPELGGELLFGNSDLSDVEDANPDDYLNRATEAFVEDTVERVQTRFPGFTDAAITGSYAGCYDVTPDWNPVISTTGVEGLVVAAGFSGHGFKIAPAVGRLIADLVVDGRSADPRIPDSDFRLSRFGEGDLLTSPYPYSGAGQMR, encoded by the coding sequence ATGACCACCGCGGATGTCGTGATCGTCGGCGGCGGCATCGAGGGTGCCGCGGCGGCGTGGGCTTTGTCGCAGCGTGGTGTCACCAATGTCGTTGTGGCCGAGCGCAGTACCGTTGGTGCCGGGATGACCGGGAAGTCGAGCGGCATCGTGCGTTGCCACTACGGCGTCAGCTCGCTGGCCGCGATGGCCACCGTCGGCCTCGAGGTGTTCGAGAAGGCTCAGGATTTTCTCGGGGATCACGCAGTCGACATCGGCTTCCGGCAGACCGGCTACGTCGTCGGCGTCGGCGATCCAGATATCGACTCGCTGCGAAAGAGCCTTGCCGCGCAGCGCGCAGTGGGCGTTCAGACCGAGGAGATCGACGCCTCCGACGTCGCCCGGCTGTGGCCGCACGCGGATTTGACGCCGTTCCGGGCATTCGCGTGGGAGGCACGTGGTGGCTACGGCGACGCGTACCAGACAGCGCAGGCGTTCGCGGCGTCGGCGCGCGCGGCTGGTGTGCGGATTCTCCAGGGCGCCAACGTGACCGGATTGCTGACCGCCGGTGACAGAGTCACCGGTGTTCGGTTGGCCGACGGATCGGAGGTCTCCACGGACACCGTCGTGGTGGCCACCGGCGTCTGGACCCGGGAGTTCCTGACGCCGTATGGCATCGATGTGCCCATCCGAGTGGTCCGCGAACAGCTGGTCACCATCAAGCCGGGTGTCGAGATCGGCAGTGTGCCGGTGTTCTCCGATCTGGTGTCACTGCAATACATTCGCCCGGAACTCGGCGGTGAGCTGCTGTTCGGCAACAGCGACCTGTCGGACGTCGAGGACGCGAACCCCGACGACTACCTCAACCGCGCCACCGAGGCCTTCGTCGAGGACACCGTCGAGCGCGTCCAAACGAGATTCCCCGGCTTCACCGATGCGGCGATCACCGGCAGCTACGCCGGCTGCTACGACGTCACCCCGGACTGGAACCCGGTCATCAGCACGACGGGCGTGGAGGGGCTCGTCGTCGCCGCCGGATTCAGCGGTCACGGGTTCAAGATCGCACCAGCGGTCGGACGGTTGATCGCCGATCTCGTCGTTGACGGCCGCAGCGCCGATCCCCGCATCCCCGACAGTGACTTCCGGCTGTCCCGATTCGGCGAGGGCGACCTACTCACAAGCCCGTATCCGTATTCCGGTGCCGGACAGATGCGCTGA
- a CDS encoding protein glxC: METLIAYDLATTPLREINAALHAPGLSGDYVIAHPDGAHNVAVGLNAPIRVTIAGHVGYYAAGMNQQARVTIDGNAGTGVAENMMSGTVWVKGSASQSAGASAHGGLLVIEGKAAARCGISMKGVDIVVGGDVGHMSAFMAQAGRLVVRGDAGEALGDSIYEARIYVRGDVTSLGADCVAKEMRSEHHAELESLLAAAGFDDDTTSYSRYGSGRSLYHFHVDNATAY, encoded by the coding sequence ATGGAGACGCTGATCGCATATGACCTGGCCACCACCCCGCTGCGCGAGATCAACGCCGCTCTGCACGCCCCCGGCTTGTCGGGTGACTACGTCATCGCCCATCCCGACGGCGCACACAACGTCGCGGTCGGTTTGAACGCGCCGATACGGGTGACCATCGCGGGTCACGTCGGCTACTACGCAGCGGGCATGAACCAGCAGGCCCGCGTCACGATCGACGGCAACGCCGGCACCGGCGTCGCCGAGAACATGATGAGCGGCACCGTCTGGGTCAAGGGCAGCGCATCCCAGTCCGCCGGTGCCTCCGCGCACGGTGGGCTCCTGGTCATCGAGGGCAAAGCCGCTGCGCGGTGCGGTATTTCGATGAAAGGAGTTGACATCGTGGTGGGCGGCGACGTCGGACACATGAGCGCCTTCATGGCGCAGGCGGGCAGGCTCGTCGTCCGCGGAGACGCCGGCGAGGCGCTCGGCGACTCGATCTACGAGGCACGCATCTACGTCCGCGGCGACGTCACATCGCTGGGCGCCGACTGCGTCGCCAAAGAGATGCGTTCCGAACATCACGCTGAGCTCGAATCACTATTGGCAGCAGCCGGATTTGACGACGACACCACAAGCTACAGCCGCTACGGCTCGGGCCGTTCGCTCTATCACTTCCACGTCGACAACGCGACGGCCTACTGA
- a CDS encoding FMN-binding glutamate synthase family protein encodes MSYTADERARLGLRESATFDRSTIAAIHRAAETGIYDIRGWGAKRPLPHFDDLLFLGASMSRYPLEGYRERCDTDVVLGDRCAKFPLHLDIPITIAGMSFGALSGPAKEALGRGASEVGTSTTTGDGGMTPEERTQSKFLVYQYLPSRYGMNPDDLRKADAIEVVLGQGAKPGGGGMLLGQKISPRVAAMRTLPEGIDQRSACRHPDWTGPDDLTIKINELREITDWEKPIYVKVGATRTYYDVKLAVHAGADVVVVDGMQGGTAATQEVFIEHVGVPTLAAVPQAVQALQELGVHRKVQLIVSGGIRTGADVAKALALGADAVAIGTAALIALGDNHPRYSADYERLGSAAGFFDDFQDGTDPAGISTQDPELASRFDPVEGGRRLANYLRVLTMEAQTIARACGKSHVCHLEPEDLVAVTIEAAAMARVPLAGTEWIPGR; translated from the coding sequence ATGAGCTACACCGCTGACGAGCGCGCCCGACTGGGCCTTCGCGAATCCGCGACGTTCGACAGGTCGACCATCGCCGCCATCCACCGTGCCGCCGAGACCGGCATCTACGACATCCGCGGCTGGGGCGCCAAGCGTCCCCTGCCCCACTTCGACGACCTGCTGTTCCTCGGCGCGTCGATGTCGCGCTATCCACTGGAGGGCTACCGCGAACGGTGTGACACCGACGTCGTGCTCGGCGACCGCTGCGCCAAGTTCCCACTGCACCTCGACATTCCGATCACCATCGCGGGCATGTCCTTCGGCGCACTGTCCGGTCCGGCGAAGGAGGCGCTCGGGCGCGGCGCCAGCGAGGTCGGCACCTCCACGACGACCGGCGACGGCGGGATGACTCCCGAGGAGCGGACACAGAGCAAATTCCTCGTCTACCAATATCTTCCATCCCGCTACGGCATGAACCCCGACGACCTTCGCAAGGCCGACGCGATCGAGGTCGTTCTCGGGCAGGGCGCCAAGCCCGGCGGCGGCGGCATGCTGCTCGGACAGAAGATCTCGCCGCGCGTCGCGGCCATGCGCACCCTGCCCGAGGGCATCGACCAGCGCTCGGCGTGCCGCCACCCCGACTGGACCGGTCCCGACGACCTGACGATCAAAATCAACGAGCTGCGGGAGATCACCGACTGGGAGAAGCCGATTTATGTGAAGGTCGGCGCCACCCGCACCTATTACGACGTGAAACTCGCGGTGCACGCGGGAGCGGACGTCGTCGTCGTGGACGGCATGCAGGGGGGTACCGCGGCGACTCAGGAAGTGTTCATCGAGCACGTCGGAGTCCCGACACTGGCGGCTGTCCCGCAAGCGGTGCAGGCGCTGCAGGAGCTCGGGGTGCATCGCAAGGTACAGCTGATCGTGTCGGGTGGTATCCGCACCGGAGCCGATGTGGCGAAGGCGCTGGCGCTGGGTGCCGACGCGGTCGCGATCGGCACCGCCGCGCTGATCGCGTTGGGCGACAACCACCCTCGCTACTCTGCCGACTACGAAAGGCTCGGCAGCGCCGCGGGGTTCTTCGACGACTTCCAGGACGGCACCGACCCGGCGGGTATCAGCACCCAGGATCCGGAGCTGGCGTCGCGGTTCGACCCCGTCGAAGGCGGTCGGCGTCTGGCCAACTACCTGCGGGTGCTGACCATGGAAGCCCAGACGATCGCCCGCGCCTGCGGCAAGTCCCACGTGTGCCACCTCGAACCGGAGGACCTGGTGGCGGTCACGATCGAGGCGGCGGCGATGGCGCGGGTCCCGTTGGCCGGCACCGAGTGGATTCCGGGCAGATGA